The following nucleotide sequence is from Vanrija pseudolonga chromosome 4, complete sequence.
CTGCACTCCATCTCGCCGGCGTACCCGATCCGTGCGAGCTCCTCCCCGGCAATCAAGGTtgggtcggcgacgtcggtgagggcgagggcctTGTCGAGGGGGAGAGTGCCGGCCCAGACGGACGAGCCGTGCAGCGACTTGGGGAAGCGCGCGCCTTcctcgctgcggcgtgtcagCTGGCCCACCACCTGGCCGTTTGGCGCTGCTCTACCCACTTGGTCCAGTTGATAACAGCCAGGGGATACTTGGTCTGCACGCCGttctcgacgacaacgcgcATGGCCTCAACAGCAGCGTGCACGCCGAGAATGCCGTCGTACCGCCCGCCAGTAGGCTGCGTGTCCAAGTGGCTGCCcatggccgtcggcgcgccagccgaCTGGCCAGGACGCACGGCAAACATGTTGCCCATGGCGTCGATCGAGACCTTGCATCCGAGGCCCTCCATCTCGGCCTTGAACCAGTCGCGGACGGACTTGTCCGAGTCGGTGAGGGTCAGGCGGCACATGCCCGTGTCGTTGGGCCCGCTGGGTCGTCAGAGAACAAGATCACAAGGTCGACTTACGGCCCCCAGCGTGTGCCGGTGCCCCATTTGCACGTGTCGTGCAGGCTCTCCATCATGCGCTCGCCGTTGACGGTCAGCTGGCGAGGGGTGTACATTGTGCGACGGGATGGAGTTTGGCGGAGGGTAAGGCGGGGaaggtgggcgaggcgggttGCAGTTCGCAGCGTGGTGGTgagcgacgacatggcgggcgacgacagctTTTATACTGCTCCAGAGGGGTGTCGAGGGCGGCTATcgagagggaggaggaggcggcagcgagTCGAACAGCAGCCGGTAGTGCTCACTGGCGAGAGTTCGTCCAATGTCCAGAGTcttcgacctcgccgagctcgagtggTCGACGAGAAGTTGCCTATTCCTCGAGCAGTCAACGAACACGGTGTTGCCTATCCTCGACTGCTCGTCGCGATGTTGCCTATCCTAAGCAGTCGACAAGATGTTGCCTATACTCGAGTAGTCGACGGGATGTTGCCTATCCTCGACAAGTCAGACAAGATGTTGCCTATCTTTACAAGCGGTCGTGGGCAatagcgcgcgcgccgttggTCAAGGAACTCCGATCGGCTTGTTGAGGAGGGTCGATGAGCCTCGATCTCGCGTGCAGCTTGGCTCGACCAAGTAGTAGCGCGGCAGCGTCCCGCCCACTCGGCGACTCAGAGAGTTTGACAACGGCGGTGCGAGCTGGAATAGAAAATAGGCAACAACAGCGTTTCTCTGGGCAATCTCGGGCGGATAGTGGAGTCGCCTGTGAGGGATCATGGCTCGTTACGAGGCGAGGGGAGATACTCGGATACCCGGGTCGGCGGTCGGCCCTGGCGCCGAGTCCTCCGCCAGGCTACGAGGTGGTGATACCGCCCACTGTGGCCGCCTTAATGCGTGTAATTTGCGTGTCGATGCCCGCTTGCGATCGAAGAAGAACCCGAGGCTGGAAGGTGCTGTTCCCCATCAGCTGCGCTTCTAGTCTCACGCCAGTCGCGCCACACGACCGTGGAatgcgccgcgtcgcgccatTCCAacacccaacccaacccaaccctCCCTTGGTGTCCCGTGACCTGCCATGCCCGTGCGCTATTAGATAGCCAGTACCCCGGATCTGCACCAGCCCCAATGAAATGAATACAATGGCCACTACAGTAGCTAGCTCGTACAACCTACAGGACGGACATCAGAACGGGATGCTCATCACCCCGCccggcccggcgccgcccagcggGCCCGTCCACAGCGGcttggtcggcgcgctgcgctctGGCCCGAGGCGGCTGCTGTTGACAGTTTTGGGTGTTTGGAGGATACTCGCCGCGTCGGACACCGACACGATGGTGCTCGCGTCGTCCGTGCTCGCGATGCTgcttgccgacgtcgacgtgctGCTCTGCGACAGGCTGCCGTTacgcgccttgcccttcaGGCTGCTGTTCTCCTTTTCTCTGCGGCTCGCTGAGCTGCGCCGGAAGAGACCCCCGCCGTTGGAGGTGCGCGGGCGGAGGATGCGGCGCTGCTTCGCCTCCTGTTGTGCTGTTgtcaccgccgctgccgctgacGTCGCCGGCTGTGTTGGCGAGCCGGGCATCGGTGGTGGCGCCTGCTCGGTGATGCTATTTGTGCGGTAGAACATGGTGCCCTTCTTCCGCGGCGAGATGACGGCAGCGCGCTCATCGTTGTCGCGTGAGGTGGAACGCGCGATTTTGTTGAACGCATTCCGCAGGCCAAGTCGTGGGGCaacgaccgcctcgagcgtctccaTGCCCGCTtcgctgctcgacgtcgaggcgatgCTCTTGCTCGTTTTTGGGCCAGGTCCGGCACGCTGCACTATCCGCCACGCGCGGAACTCTGATGGCCACTCGACAgccgccttggcgacgtcggcgaccgagCCACCCTTCTCCAGCAGCGCCCCAGTGCGGTGGcatgccgcgccggcggcctgctTTGCGCGCTGCGCATCCATCTGGTCCGAGAGGAAGGCGCGGTACTCGCGCTTCACCCCCTCGTGTGATGGCTCGGCCAGCAGCGATCCTTTTGGGAATAGcacggcgcggtcgacccAGCCCGTCTCAACCATCTTCTCGACAACATCCACGACGGCGTCCATCGgctgcacgcacgccgcgacgctgTTGTCGCGCCGtgcatgccgccgccacgggccCGAGTTGatggccagctcgacgcgctggtcCATCTCGCCTAGCACGCGTACTGGGTTCAAGCCCTCTTTGATGAAGCGCGCTGTTGGGGTGGCGGTTAGCAAAAAATCGTTGCTTGGTTGAATTGTCACGGTTGCGAGTAGCCGGCTACTCCCCCGCCAAACCCCACGAACAACAACCCTTCGCGCCTCAAACCCTAGATTATATCCTCCTAGCCCAACGTGGTGGCTTGGCTAGCATGCGACGCAGGGATGGCTGTCGTGCGAGCAAGCAAGGCACGCCGCTACCATGCAAGcagtcgccgcgccgcggcgcgcagcaagTGGACATGCTGCATCGCGCGGGTCCTCGGATGCCTTGCGCCTCGTTTCaacagccgcggcggcaacCAGTTGGATccccgcgagcgagcggaaCGAGCCCAGTAAACGAGTAAAGGAACAAGCTCGCGCTTGGCAGAATGGAACTGGGAGTCGCGCCTCATCAACACGGCACTCACCTTCTGGTCCGAGGGAATACAGCCCGCGTACATTCCGAGCGAGGAtgcgcgcacgcacgcgcgggTTACGGCGCcaggcgagcacggcgcccgTCAATGCCAGATGCAGGCGGGTCACCTGGTCCCATGTTTCCAGCGAGTACGGGGGGTCGGTCGCGGCCCAAGACTGGACGTTCCGCGCTGCCTCGAGCACCGGGGTGTCTGCTGGTTCTCGGGCGTTGTTGGCGGCTGCGATGCTGTGGAGGTACCGGCGCCAGATGTGTGCTTTTTGCTGTGACgggtgtgagcgagctgTGCCTTGGGCAGAAAGgggtggcgctggtgcgTTTGCAGCAAGTCAGGCAGACAAGTGTCGAAACACTCCGCGGTCGCTGATGAACACCGCCGCAGCTGCAGCCCCAACAGCCGCGGCTGTCACTCACCAACAGGCTCTCCTTGCCCGAGTAATAGTCGAGtcgcttggcctcgtcggaAGGAAtctgcagcgcctcgacaaAGTACGCGTTGAGAGCGTGAATTGACGACTGTTTTGGGCGTGCCATGTCGTTGCTGTCGTGGTGGACAGTTGGATGATGGGCTGGCGAGGGttggtgctgctggagcCCGTGGAGAGGGAGCGGTGGCCGAGGGAACTCTGGCGACTCGAAGAAGACGGTCTCGTCGCTATCGGCGCTGTCGTTTCGCTCGTGTATTGGTTTTGaaggctgcgcgcgcggtgtGCTCTGCTGCTCGTTGTGCCCCACTGGATGAAAGTACGGCGCGAGCACTGGCGTCGGAGTGACAAAGGAGAAGAGATGGCCCAGCATGGTGATGATGGTCGTCGTGGAGCAGGTGGTTGCTCGCTGGGTCGCCGgggtgcgcgccgtcgcctggcctggctgctgctgctgctgctgcctgctgggtGAGCTCGCTATCGCCGCTCACGTACGCTCATACTGACGTTTGACTGGCTGGCCCCGCGTGGGACCGTCGTCAAGGGAGACCTGCGTGCTGCAATTAAAGCATCTCCTCATGTGCATATAGCTGCGATTGCTGTTTGCAGTCATGGGCTTCTCCTGCATGTTCTCCCATGGGCGCCCAGcggccccagcagcagcagcagcagttcTCTGACCTGACGCAAGCTGCCAATGTCTTACGACATACCCCAGCTTCCGTCAGGAATTTCCAGATCACGAACGCAGGGAGATCGAGGGGCAAGTGCCAGACATCGCAAGGCAAACCGCAGGCAGACGCACCAGATGCCTGCCGTCATCCCTTGCACGGGCAGGGTTGGTTGATGCAGGGAAAAAAGTGTCAGACATGCCACGCGCACCGCGCTAGCTGGGCTAGAACTGGGCCTCCGAGACATGTCTCAGCGGGCTTCATTGTCAAGTGCAGTCAGTTGGCCAAGTTGGCTTACTCCAGCAAAAacgaggtcgcggcgcgcgcgtacTCTTTACGCGCCTCGGCTGTGTGCTGCGCAGGCAGAGCCGACAGCCAAGCAAGCGTCCCCACAGATCGAgatcgcgccgcggcgcgcgccaaaCACGAGCCAAAACCGACTAACACGAGCTtatcgccggcgccggcgcgtgggTCGGTTGTGGGAGTGCTCAGCCCACGCGTCCACGCCGGCCACAAGGCCACAAGCCACAAGCCCGCAAGGCAAGCCCAACAGTCCAACAGACCCCCGGCTCTCGCGTGGCGGAGCCTtgacgccacgcccgcgccgaaTCCCCCGCCGTTCGCcgctccgcccgcccgtggcctcggtctcggcctcgccgctcgctcgacctcccGCCTGCCTTATGTACAGTTACATGACAGCTCAGTGGTGATGATACACTACCAAGAACGAACGAAAAGAAACAAACCAGCACGAGTGGTGCGACAACTCTACTCACAACAGACCCCGTCCTTTGACTGGTCTCGATCACTTGCTGcttcctccctcctcctcctcctcctcctcctcatcgactCCGCTCCCGGCGCCACGCGGCAagacccgcgccgccgtccagcagctcctggacacgcacgcgcgcccactcgcgccggcgcatATCGACCGACATGcaccgctcgcgcgcacgcgcgagACACTGCTCCCAACGCATGCGCTCGAACGCGATCGCGTCGTCCCGTGCTTGGGCGTGCGAGCGGGGAgcccacgacgtcgagctccccgactcgtcctcgtcgtcctcggggaaCAGCGCGTCGTGGTCCATCAACCCTTCCTTGTCCATCGACTCGACAATGTCGAACAGCAGCCGCGCTTCTGCGACCGGCGCGTCCGCCGTCGTCAGGGACGTGAGGTAGGATATCGGGTCTTGCGACCACAGCGATCGGAACGCGGCATCGTACCGCGCCGATAGATCGGTGAGCACGATTTCTGCGTCGAGGTGGGGCGTCGTGATATCCGCTGGGGTTGTGTCAGCATGTAACGCGCGGCAGGGGGTGGGAAGTGGGCAGTGCGCGGTgcgtcggcagcggggaGTAGCGCCTCGCTATCAGGACACGTGAGTAGCCGACTCGACGGCGGATGCAGCCCACTCTCGGCCATTAGCGCGAGATGTTGGCGCACCGCGCGGTGTTGGTGTGACCATCACCACCAGCGGCGGTGTTGGCGGATGGTGGACGGTGGCACCGACACCCTCGGCGCTCCGTGAACCCCGTGAtagcctgccgccgccttggcaCGGCGGCAATCTCCCGCACCAAAACTCGAAACTTGGCACTcaccatcgtcgtcgagcgagtacAGCTGGCGGACGCGTTTCTCGACTTCGGCGGCAGCAACGCCAGGCCGCTCATgcacgacacggcgcgcctcggtgagctcggcaaAGTGCTCGCCCAGCTTGGCGAACGCGTCGgtgccgagcagctcggcggtcgCCTCCCATGCGCGTGcggacgcgacggcgtcctGCACGCCCGGGTCGGACGAGTATGTTGGGTCTGCGGCGGACAGCTCGGCGCACAGCTACCGTAGGGGGCAAGGTGTCAGCGTCATCATTGCTGGCCAGGCAGCCGGTGGTAGCACGTCAGCCGGCAACTAGCGCCGTTGGTGACGTCGTCGGTCACCGCGGCAGAGGTCCGGTTTTTTGCTCCACGTTCCCAGCTACTCACCATCATTGCGCTCCGCGTCTTGTCATACAGCTGCGCGCGATAGTTCTCGCTCAGTGCAATGTTGAAGAAGATGCACAGGTAGTTCCAGGTGCGGTTCATGCCTgtgacgaggtcgagtggGGGACAGTGTGGCTGGGCGGTGTTCATGCCAAATCGGGGCATGCCAAAGCGGCCGACCGGCGCATGCCCCGCGTAGGGGTGCATGCGTTGTCGCTGCTTCGGCCGATGCTGTATTAATGTTGGCGCGGACGAGGGTTGTGATGTCGATGTCGATGCTACTGCTGTTGCTACtggtgttgctgctgctgctgctgctgatgggGCCGGCACGGTCGTGGCTGCTACTGCCGGTGCCGCTTTGGCGAGCTGCCGGGGCCGGTTAAGGGGAGATGTCGTCAAACTTTCGCCCTCGGACAGTGTCGTGATCGACGACACGACCGACACGGGCGTCGAcacgggcgacggcgagtcggcgctgcTCTCGCTCCTGCCGCTGGTGCTACTTGGCATGGTGGGCAGAGCGGGCAGAGCGCAGTGGTTGTAGTAGACGGAAAATCTTGTCGAACACCGCGGCCAGTGTCCGATAGAGGAGAACCAGGCCGGCTTGACCTGGAGCACTCGCACCGACCGGACaagggcgcgcggcgggggcggggggagtAGTGATGCACAGAGAATGTGAGTGAGCGAGTGGGTGATGCAGACAAGGGGTGAGTATCTCGTTGCATGCACTAATCTGGACAGCAGCGTCGGGCCCCAGATCTTCCATCCAATGCGAGGTAAGATGGTGTTGTGGTGTCGTAGTGCCTGCCCCGTCACagtccttggccttgcctggctcgtcgcgcttgctCCGATGGATGATTTTACGGGCAGCCAGGTGCAGGCAGGTAGGCCGCAGCCCCCAGTGCGCCagcgctccgcgccgcgccaagccaCGTCGCTGCCCCTCGCATTGTTCGTGCCGAGTCTCTGGCGAATGTGCTGCGTCCTGTTGGCCCGCGTCTCCGTGTCTGGGGCTGCCAGGGCCACATGACGAGGGCTCacttgccggcggcagtcGAGGGCCGTTGGGTTCCGGCCACCCGCCTGCCTGCAGCTACAAGCCCAGCGGTGCCGGAGCAACACGTCTGCCCTTTTTGCCGTGGCTCGCTCGCAATACCTCCTACCTCGTCCGCCGTCCTTCGCCTTTCCGCGGCCGTCGCTTTTTTTGGTTTTTCATCAGCCGCGTTTGGTTTTGACAAGAAATCAATGCACTAGCTTCCATACCGAGACCCCAGCAACAAGACGCAGCATACGTCGGCGCACGACCGCCCACTACGCTCGCTCTGACTCGCATCGCGATTGTCATGCTCATGCAAAACGCGCACACACGTTtgcggcgccgtcgctcggtcggtcggcccTTGGCCGCCAgcctgccaccaccaccccgtcCCTTTGAACCCTAGTTGACCACCACTTCCGGGCGCCAGATGATGACCACCCCATTATGCGTGATTCGGCTCGTGCTGCCAACTAACTGCCAAGTGCAGCTCGTCCCGTCCAGCAGCCTTGTCCGTGGCCGTCGCTGTGGCTGTGGGGCGCCGACGCCTTTGTGGGGCTCACAATGTGGCTGGGGATGCACGAATCAAGTCTTGGGTGCGAGCCCATTGTCCTTCCGACGCCTCTGCCCGCTTGAGCGCTGTTGCTGTGCGCGTTCGTTGTGTCTTGTCCGGCTGCAGTTAAGCGACGAGGGGAAAGGcactgttgttgttgtcgaaGCATCGTTGTCGCTCGCCACAAAGCCGCCTTCCGCCGAAAATCATCAAAAATCATGTCGGGTGGCTTAGGAGGCGTTTTCAAGGGAAAAATCGGGTGGGGGGATCACTTAATGACTCTCGATGAAATGACCACGTGTGTGTCAGGAGGACCACGTGGGGGTGCAAGTACAGTTCCCACGGTGGCCACACACATTGTCACGTGATTCTCCACTGGTCCTCACCTCACCACCAGGCCCTTTGACGCGCAGTCGATGCCTCTCTCCTTTCCGTCAGTGAGCTCTTTGCATGCAGAATGCATCGTCTCTCTGTCGGCCGCAACGCTGCAATCCCCCCGACAACTCTCGCCCCACGTCCAGCCCACCCATtgtccgccgccacgacgTTCGGAATGCCACTTGCCCACTGTACGAAGAGCCTCCTCTCCCCTGCCTTGGAAATTGCCCCCGGCCGATCTTGTCGGGTCACCggtgcctggctggctgcgagCGTTGCCACCGTCGCTCATTTCCGAATGTGTGTCTCACATCTCACCATGGTCGACATCATctgacctcgcgcgcgctgcgtcTGCTCCACGAAAGGTTCAGAGCTACCACTCTTTCGGACCGCATCTACCATCACCTCGGGTCGGGCCACACGCCCAATACTACATAACTCGGGTCTTTGCGTTTGGCCAACGACTCTCATCATCGTAATCACCCCGCGGCGACCACCCGGACACACCACACCGAAACAATGTCGAGATACGTTGCGCGGACTGCCTGTCGCGCCTGCCGTATGGCTAGGGCGGGGTATAAGACCGGCGCTGTGGTTGCAGCGCGGTCGAGTCCTTCGACTTCGACACTCCCTTCGACGACCTTCATTCGGTGAGTGCAGCACGTTGGCCCCCCGCTAACAACGCCCAGCTACCTCGCATCCTCATCACACCCCATGGCGTCCAAAGTCTCCCCGCACGCCAGCTACGCCGGCACCAAGGCCAACACGCCACTCGTACACACGTTCTTCGACAAGCAGACAGCAACGTGGACGTACGTCGTTGTCGACCCCGCAACGCGTAGCTGCTATGTGATCGACCCTGTGCTCGATTACGACGCAGCCAGCGGGCGCGTGAGCTTCACGACCGTCGAAGCGCTCAAGAGCTTTATCGACGCTGAAGGTCTGCACGTCGACCGGATTATCGAGACTCATGTCCACGCCGACCATTTGACGGGTGCCATGGCGCTGAAGCGGGTAGGTCCGAGATCTGCACACCCACATGCCGCACGCCTCACACTGACACAATGCAGATCCTCCCGTCCCATCCGCCCATCTATGTTGGCTCGCGTGTCGACAAGCCCCAGGCTCACTTCTCCCCAATGTATGGCTTCTCGCATGCGGATCTGCAGGGCTCATTTGATGGCCACTTGGTCGATAACGAgaagctcaagctcggcgagctcgaagTGACATTCCTCCCGCTACCAGGCCACACGCCAGACAGCATGGGCAttctcgtcggcgacgccctGTTTGCAGGCGACAGCCTGTTCATGCCTGACgtgggcacggcgcgcgtcgacttCCCTGGCGGCTCAGCAAAAGCACTGTTCGAGTCAGTCCAGAAGGTGTTCagcctcgaccccgacgtgCGCATCTTCGCAGGGCACGACTACCCCGACGGGCGGGACGTCGCGTCCATGTCGACGGTCGCGGAGCAGATGGCGCGCAACAAGCAcgttggcgctggcgcgacgATGGACGAGTTCGTcaaggtgcgcgaggcgcgcgacgctaCGCTGGGCTCGCCAAAGCTCCTTCATCCAAGTCTCCAGGTCAACCTTCGTGCAGGCCGActgccgccggccgacgagcacgggcgGCAGGCGCTCAAGACGCCCGTCCGGCTGCCAGAGGACAACCCGCTCACTGGGGTGTAGTATGTACCAAGTATGTCGTTGTCACGTCGTTATGCATCATTTGTGGttgacgacgcgacgcgtggAGGTTGGTTGTCGAGACTGAGGAGGGCCTTGGCGCGTTGGATTCGGGATTCTGAATCGCTGAATCGCTTCGGGAGCGCGTggcgcggcaccggcggACCTGCGCCGAGTCACCGGAGCGGTGTGCAGAACAATGGAGAGGGGGGTGCGCAGTAATCGTAATATCCATTTCTTGGCCAAGTATTGCAACACGAACGGCTCCGCAACCTGCCAGCTGCTTGCTCTCCAGCACTCCCCAGCCTATGTACATGCATACCCTCGAGATAAGCACGCATCGCTGATAGCTACAACGACTAGTGTATCCCGAAACAAGCATGGCCACGCCACTGACGCGTGGCAGTGGACGCTCAATCGGCAACTTTGCCCAGATAAAATTCCGAAAAGTATTCCAGATAGCTGTTGTTCCTGGCTACACAACCCCTCCACCGCTCTGCTCGCGGCTATGACGGCGGCTTCGGCTACGTGGGGCATTCGGACGCTGCGGTGGGGGTCTGGCTGCTTGGGTCTCCGCCAGGGCGTAGCATAGGCGACTTCGGCCACGTCCGTGGCCTCCCTGGCGCGTTCGTAATAACCGCCCAGGTCTTCGTTGTTGCTGCCCAGGGTACGGCGTgtcccgcgccgctgcctcctAATCACGGGTCCCGAAGTCTTGCTTGTCCCACACCTTGTTGTGCACTGTGGTGCGTGGTGCTGTGTGGTGCTGCGCTGCGTGCATGGACGTACGTGCATTCACTTGTTGCATCTTGTTCGTCTTGTCTTGATAACACCACACACATGATGAGCAGAGAAACACTACACTCCTGTGACGGCTCGTCCCTCGCGCCGACTGTCAGCGCGTCGCCTACCGCCGTGGAAGGTTCCCCAGAGTACGTCGTCTTGGGCTTATCGCGCGTCGCCCCAAGCTAACCCCACAGCCTCGGCACCATGTCTCTTGCGGATGAGAAGAAGGCCCAGTCGGccttgccaccaccaccaacaccattaccatcatcatcaccatcacccgCTTCCCCCCAACCATCGGTCACCGTCACCAAACCCCTCGACCCGTCCAAGTCGTGGCGGGAATGGCGGCGGGAAAACATTGGCGGCGGGCAGATGCTTTTCATTCTCCTGCTGCAGGCGTTCTCggccggcctgctcgacgcgttcgcaTACGGCGACTTTGAGACATTCGCCTCGAACCGTGAGTGGCGTCGGCACTCATCCTTTCCACACATACTCACACCCCACAGAAACCGGCAACATGatcctcctcaccctcgcggcggtcggAACCGTCCCCGTCCTCTTACTCCTCACTGGTGTCTCGCTCGCGGGCTTCATGCTCGGCGCCTTCATCTTCGGACACTGGGGCACGTGGGCCGGCCCGCGCAGGCGGCAGTGGCTGCTGTGCACGACCTCGTGCCAGACTCTCCTGACGCTCGCCTGTGCGCTGCTTTCCAGTCCTGCCGGGCCAAAAGTCACCCAGCACAAGGGCAAGCACGAGTGGGTCGTCATGTTCCTCATGGCCTTCATGTCCGGCGCACAGGTGTGCATGGCCCGCCAGTCCAAGTGCCAGGAGGTCCCGACCGCGCCGATGACCTCccccctcgtcgacttccTCACCGATCCGAACCTATTCAAGCGAGGgaacgaggaggagaaggtcTCTACCGGCCCACGCAATCGCCGCATGGCctacctcggcctcgtgaTCGTCGGGTCCTttctcggcgcggtgctccACCGCTTCGCAAACAGCTGGAGCATTGTCGTCGCGAGCGTAGGTATCAAGGCGAGCGTGGTGCTCGCCGTGGCGCTCGCCAAGCCATGCGGGGTTTAATTGTATTCATAGATAGCATAGCATAGCATAGATGTACCGCATAGATGTACCATTGCATTAGGGCTACCAGCCgaacgcctcggcgtggaaCGAGACGGGGACTTGGCCGCGGAGCACAGCGGTGGGAGTGTTGACCCGCAcaacggcacggcgcgccgacAAGGCGAGTTCGGTCGGCCCACAGACCGTGACACATAcacccgccgcgtcgtgggTGGAGGCGAGCACGTCCTCCCGAAGGAGCTCTTCGAGGGGCGAGCGACCAGCATGGAGCCTGACGGCGCGggtagcggcggcgctgagaCCGAACGGgccggccttctcctccaccACGGCACTCGACGGGCCAGCGACtttgtcctcctcgtcgcttTCGAGCGCGGGGACAGCACCGCGGGTGACGAAGACATCGATGCGCACTCTGATACTGGTGCTGGCTGCCAGCGCCTCGTTGACAAGCGGGGCGATCCATTCCACGTTGTCTGCCGAGCGCACGTTCCAGATCATGTGGAGCGCTGTGACGGCACTTTCGCCGCGCTTGATCGCGGCCAGGGTGTCGAGAAGCAGCGAGGTGGCGAAGCTAACACCCGTTccgccgacaacgaggacCACAGTGTCGTAGTGGTGCATCGAGTGCACGTTGCCGTATGGGCCTTCGATCAggcagcgcgtgcgcgacttGGTACCAATGAGTCGGTCTCGCAATCTGCGGGTGAAGCCTGAGGTGTCAGCCACGGCTCCACCGGGGATGACCTACCCCGCTGCGTGCGCACGAAGAACACGGCGTCCCCGCTCGCAGTAGCCATCGTGAACGGGTGCTGTTGGAACCTGGTAATGGATGGCATGGTAAGGTAAGCATGCTGCCCCGCCTGCCACttcatcggcgtcggcacagTGATGCGCATTACCTctgcgtcgaggagctcgacgagcgcgaggtggtcCGTCGTGGCGGGCTTGGTGAAGAGTGTCACGGAGTTGAGGTACACcatgcgcgcgaggccgacgatgCGCGAGCCGCCCCAGATGATCAGACCGGCCGCAAGGTAGCCCCACAGCGCGACCCAGTGGAAGAGGCAGCCGATGATGAACATGCTGCGAGTATGAGCTACACACGCCAGAGTGGCGCAACTCACAGTGCCATGGCGATATGCAGCGCCAGGAACGCCTCGTACATCCacgcgcggacggcgcggaaGCTCGAGATGTAGATGAGCAGCAGGCCAGCCCATGCCACCATGCCCGTGTTGAAGATGTACGATCCCGGCGCGAACGCGTGGCTCATGGCGCTCTTCGACGCCCAGCCGATAGAGTGGATACTGGATGTCAAAACACACACGCGGCCGGCAGCGCGGTGCAGGTAGTTGAGCTTCTCGTACGAGATGCCTGTGAGCAGCGATATGAGGTTGTTCCTGTTCGCCAGGCCGATGATGAGGGGCACTTGCGAGTACGCGATGTAACCCATGAAGTTGATCGGCGCGACCGCCTCCCCAGGCACTGAGGTCAGCTCCGTCCAATGGGCAAAGCTTACTCTTCGAGCCGTACATGCccaggccgagcacgacgccggtGTACGCCGCAGTCCAGAACCACTCGTTGGCCGTCGAGTTGGAGTAGAGCCACAGCGGGAAGACACGGACGTGGGCGAGGTTACCGAAGGCAGTGGACGCGGCGCGAGTGATGTGCTGCCGCGTTGTGGCAACCTCTACCTTCGCTTCACCAGCCTTGGCTTCGTcctgcggcgagcg
It contains:
- the gloB2 gene encoding Glyoxylase B2, which encodes MSRYVARTACRACRMARAGYKTGAVVAARSSPSTSTLPSTTFIRYLASSSHPMASKVSPHASYAGTKANTPLVHTFFDKQTATWTYVVVDPATRSCYVIDPVLDYDAASGRVSFTTVEALKSFIDAEGLHVDRIIETHVHADHLTGAMALKRILPSHPPIYVGSRVDKPQAHFSPMYGFSHADLQGSFDGHLVDNEKLKLGELEVTFLPLPGHTPDSMGILVGDALFAGDSLFMPDVGTARVDFPGGSAKALFESVQKVFSLDPDVRIFAGHDYPDGRDVASMSTVAEQMARNKHVGAGATMDEFVKVREARDATLGSPKLLHPSLQVNLRAGRLPPADEHGRQALKTPVRLPEDNPLTGV
- the FRE2_1 gene encoding Ferric/cupric reductase transmembrane component 2, which codes for MTGQRPTGGVDCQAGDADHGRCDGTGFNRQAREDTAAWATWWVAAGVIVLLTALYLFRLWRAKVVKRRVLARRSPQDEAKAGEAKVEVATTRQHITRAASTAFGNLAHVRVFPLWLYSNSTANEWFWTAAYTGVVLGLGMYGSKMPGEAVAPINFMGYIAYSQVPLIIGLANRNNLISLLTGISYEKLNYLHRAAGRVCVLTSSIHSIGWASKSAMSHAFAPGSYIFNTGMVAWAGLLLIYISSFRAVRAWMYEAFLALHIAMALMFIIGCLFHWVALWGYLAAGLIIWGGSRIVGLARMVYLNSVTLFTKPATTDHLALVELLDAEVMRITVPTPMKWQAGQHAYLTMPSITRFQQHPFTMATASGDAVFFVRTQRGFTRRLRDRLIGTKSRTRCLIEGPYGNVHSMHHYDTVVLVVGGTGVSFATSLLLDTLAAIKRGESAVTALHMIWNVRSADNVEWIAPLVNEALAASTSIRVRIDVFVTRGAVPALESDEEDKVAGPSSAVVEEKAGPFGLSAAATRAVRLHAGRSPLEELLREDVLASTHDAAGVCVTVCGPTELALSARRAVVRVNTPTAVLRGQVPVSFHAEAFGW